One window of Bacillus sp. THAF10 genomic DNA carries:
- a CDS encoding DUF2268 domain-containing putative Zn-dependent protease (predicted Zn-dependent protease with a strongly conserved HExxH motif) — translation MRFTSFLFFSILVLALAGCNGGGDGAGAEEAAIELEYSFENNGQEFEIIHAYQLFDDFYAEGLKGEEAKNYYNSNILDGIADRCFKGGEFEQQAEYVLAPPKNRIAVQDNLKRMDSIEINKAIKDALTKSSNELPVEGSKTTVCIFPTDNNAPATIVTAGVGKIVVLFDRNTTNNQLKATVASKYHHSYWVDNHYNGESFTILDHMVMEGKGMMFQKMIYPKIDVAPVDETYNKDLWTRIEGDLETEDDKRAKEILLGGKNGLPNQYGLSESYKMVKAYADAKGLSLEDWTAVTSQEILEAHKANYN, via the coding sequence ATGCGTTTTACTAGTTTTTTGTTTTTTAGCATCTTGGTTTTAGCACTTGCAGGTTGTAATGGAGGAGGAGATGGAGCAGGAGCAGAAGAAGCTGCCATCGAGTTAGAATACTCCTTCGAAAATAATGGACAAGAATTTGAAATCATCCACGCATATCAATTATTTGATGATTTTTATGCAGAAGGACTTAAAGGGGAAGAAGCTAAGAATTATTATAACTCAAATATTCTTGATGGAATTGCTGATAGATGCTTTAAAGGTGGAGAATTTGAACAACAAGCAGAGTATGTATTAGCTCCGCCAAAAAATAGAATTGCTGTGCAGGACAATTTAAAAAGAATGGATTCTATAGAGATAAACAAAGCGATTAAAGATGCGTTAACGAAGTCGTCCAACGAGCTTCCTGTGGAAGGAAGCAAAACAACGGTTTGTATATTCCCAACTGACAATAATGCACCAGCAACGATTGTCACAGCAGGTGTAGGTAAAATCGTTGTTCTATTCGATAGAAACACGACAAACAATCAATTGAAAGCAACTGTTGCAAGTAAATATCACCACAGTTACTGGGTAGATAATCATTATAACGGCGAATCCTTCACCATCCTTGACCACATGGTTATGGAAGGAAAAGGGATGATGTTCCAAAAAATGATTTATCCAAAAATTGATGTAGCTCCTGTAGATGAAACATACAATAAAGATTTATGGACCCGAATTGAAGGAGATCTTGAAACAGAAGACGATAAACGAGCAAAAGAAATCCTTCTAGGCGGAAAAAATGGATTACCAAATCAGTACGGTCTAAGCGAGAGCTACAAAATGGTGAAGGCTTATGCAGATGCGAAAGGCTTATCACTTGAAGACTGGACGGCAGTAACCTCTCAAGAAATCCTTGAGGCACATAAAGCTAATTATAACTAA
- a CDS encoding DUF3243 domain-containing protein encodes MAYTDRQATEDRVEQKVENMDPSKKEQILADFDTFKSYLSDKVSTGKKVGLGEEQLAIAAEKVGDYLAKHEDPRNSEEKLLQELWKVGTQEERHKLAHMLVKLVD; translated from the coding sequence ATGGCATACACAGATCGTCAGGCAACCGAAGACAGAGTTGAACAAAAAGTTGAAAACATGGATCCAAGCAAGAAGGAGCAGATTTTAGCTGATTTTGACACCTTTAAAAGCTACTTAAGTGACAAAGTATCCACAGGTAAAAAGGTTGGCCTTGGAGAAGAGCAGCTAGCAATTGCTGCTGAGAAGGTCGGCGACTATCTTGCCAAGCATGAAGACCCACGAAACAGTGAAGAAAAGCTTTTACAAGAACTATGGAAAGTTGGCACCCAAGAAGAACGACACAAGCTCGCTCATATGCTTGTTAAGCTTGTAGATTAA